From the Vicinamibacterales bacterium genome, one window contains:
- a CDS encoding HAD-IA family hydrolase, protein MIRLVVFDLDGTLIDSIGDLALAVNRLVAEYGGRPLRDEDVARMVGEGARLLVSRALSAAGLGVAVQDALPRFLEIYDSLLPGVTRPYPGVPEMLCEASARASLAVLTNKPTAATQKLLDLLDLAPLFREVIGGDSPFRRKPHPDGLLHLVRTAGVDAVSTLMVGDSSVDVRTAHAAGTRACVARYGFGQLTFDRGQLHGDETFADDPRGILSAITAAG, encoded by the coding sequence GTGATTCGACTCGTCGTCTTCGATCTCGACGGCACGCTGATCGACTCGATTGGGGATCTGGCGCTTGCCGTGAACCGTCTCGTCGCGGAGTACGGCGGCCGCCCGCTGCGGGACGAAGACGTGGCGCGCATGGTGGGCGAAGGCGCCCGCCTGCTGGTCTCCCGCGCGCTCAGCGCGGCCGGCCTCGGCGTCGCGGTGCAGGACGCGCTCCCGCGGTTCCTCGAGATCTACGACAGCCTGCTGCCCGGCGTCACGCGCCCCTATCCGGGCGTTCCCGAGATGCTGTGCGAGGCGTCCGCCCGCGCGTCGCTCGCCGTCCTCACCAACAAGCCGACGGCCGCCACGCAGAAACTCCTCGACCTGCTCGACCTCGCGCCGTTGTTCCGCGAAGTCATCGGCGGTGACAGCCCGTTCCGGCGCAAGCCGCATCCCGACGGCCTGTTGCATCTCGTGCGGACGGCCGGCGTCGACGCGGTGTCCACCCTGATGGTGGGTGATTCCTCGGTGGACGTCCGCACAGCCCACGCGGCCGGCACCCGCGCCTGTGTTGCACGCTACGGCTTCGGCCAGCTTACCTTCGACCGCGGCCAGCTCCACGGAGACGAGACCTTCGCGGACGACCCGCGCGGGATCCTCTCGGCCATCACGGCCGCAGGGTGA
- a CDS encoding aminotransferase class I/II-fold pyridoxal phosphate-dependent enzyme, with product MRIDSFVMERMQSIWENQVEINLSESGVHPLTVGELLETDADRARMLEVALGYPQTNGTLALRTAIAAMYPDATPSHIHVTNGGSEANFCSTWSLLEPGDEVVMMAPNYMQTWGLARAFAGTLREWPLREHDGKWRPDVDELATLLTPKTKLLLICNPNNPTGARFGAADLDAICRAASRHGTWVLSDEIYRGAELDGVETPSIWGRYERAFVTCGLSKAYGLPGLRIGWIVGPPAFVETTWAYHDYTSIAPGAINDRLAAFALQPAQRARILGRTRGILRANFPALGDWLSARPDMFSFIPPEAGAIVYVRYLRAVNSSALTNRLREQRGVLIVPGDQFGMDGYLRIGFGGPAAALQEGLRRLEGLLRA from the coding sequence ATGCGCATCGACTCCTTCGTGATGGAACGCATGCAGTCGATCTGGGAGAACCAGGTCGAGATCAATCTGTCCGAGAGCGGCGTGCACCCGCTGACGGTCGGCGAACTGCTCGAGACCGACGCGGACCGCGCGCGGATGCTCGAGGTCGCACTCGGGTATCCGCAGACCAACGGGACGCTGGCGCTCCGAACCGCCATCGCGGCGATGTACCCGGACGCGACGCCGTCGCACATTCACGTGACCAACGGCGGATCCGAGGCGAACTTCTGCAGCACGTGGAGCCTGCTCGAGCCTGGCGACGAAGTCGTCATGATGGCTCCCAACTACATGCAGACGTGGGGTCTCGCGCGCGCGTTCGCCGGAACGCTGCGCGAGTGGCCGCTCCGCGAACACGATGGGAAGTGGCGGCCCGACGTGGACGAACTCGCCACGCTGCTCACTCCGAAGACGAAGCTGCTCCTCATCTGCAACCCGAACAACCCGACGGGGGCCAGGTTTGGCGCCGCCGACCTCGACGCAATCTGCCGCGCTGCCAGCCGGCACGGGACGTGGGTGCTCTCTGACGAAATCTACCGGGGGGCCGAACTCGATGGTGTGGAGACACCGTCCATCTGGGGCCGATACGAACGCGCGTTCGTGACGTGTGGCCTGTCGAAGGCGTACGGACTGCCCGGGTTGCGCATCGGCTGGATCGTCGGCCCGCCCGCGTTCGTGGAGACGACCTGGGCCTACCACGACTACACGAGCATCGCACCCGGCGCCATCAACGATCGCCTCGCGGCCTTCGCCCTCCAGCCCGCGCAGCGGGCGCGGATTCTCGGCCGGACGCGCGGAATCCTGCGCGCGAACTTCCCGGCGCTGGGCGACTGGCTGTCGGCGCGGCCCGACATGTTCTCGTTCATTCCCCCGGAGGCCGGTGCCATTGTCTACGTCCGCTATCTGCGCGCGGTCAACTCGTCGGCGCTGACGAACCGGCTGCGTGAGCAACGGGGCGTGCTGATCGTCCCCGGCGATCAGTTCGGCATGGACGGCTACCTGCGCATCGGCTTCGGTGGCCCGGCCGCCGCGTTGCAGGAAGGGCTGCGGCGGCTGGAGGGGCTGCTTCGGGCGTAG
- a CDS encoding 6-carboxytetrahydropterin synthase, with product MYSVTKRIDFCYGHRLLDYGGVCKHPHGHNALAEIEVRTSTLDNRNMVCDFSDIKRIIKEWIDRELDHKMILRHDDPLVAPLKSLGEPVFIVDTNPTVELIAKLIFTYAKDQGFGVVKVRVWETPTSFATYLGD from the coding sequence ATGTACTCCGTGACCAAGCGCATCGACTTCTGCTATGGCCATCGGCTGCTCGACTACGGTGGTGTGTGCAAGCACCCCCACGGGCACAATGCGCTGGCCGAGATCGAGGTCCGGACCAGCACGCTCGACAATCGCAACATGGTCTGCGATTTCAGCGACATCAAGCGCATCATCAAAGAATGGATCGACCGTGAGTTGGATCACAAGATGATCCTCCGCCACGACGATCCCCTCGTCGCTCCGCTCAAATCCCTGGGCGAGCCGGTCTTCATCGTGGACACGAACCCCACAGTCGAGCTGATTGCCAAGCTGATCTTCACGTATGCCAAGGACCAGGGCTTTGGCGTCGTGAAGGTGCGCGTGTGGGAAACGCCCACGTCGTTCGCCACGTACCTTGGGGACTGA
- a CDS encoding 7-cyano-7-deazaguanine synthase produces MCQVAVLLSGGLDSAVLVAHEARAVRVQPVYVSAGLAWEREEIALAERFLAAPACAGRVAALARLRVDVTDLYPESHWALRGTPPAYDTPDEDVYLPGRNLLLLSKAGVLCALRGIPRLVIGPLAGNPFPDATPEFFAATARALSLGLAHDLRIEAPFAAFHKADVIKLGSSLGVPFELTMSCMKPTDGRHCGSCSKCRERRDAFAEAGIQDPTDYRAASPR; encoded by the coding sequence ATGTGCCAGGTCGCGGTTCTTCTCTCGGGCGGGCTGGACAGCGCGGTCCTCGTGGCGCACGAGGCCCGGGCGGTCAGGGTGCAGCCGGTCTATGTGAGCGCCGGACTGGCGTGGGAGCGCGAGGAGATCGCGCTCGCCGAGCGATTTCTGGCAGCGCCGGCGTGCGCCGGGCGCGTCGCCGCCCTGGCCCGCCTCCGGGTGGATGTCACCGATCTCTACCCGGAGAGCCACTGGGCGCTGCGGGGAACGCCCCCCGCGTACGACACGCCTGACGAAGATGTCTACCTTCCCGGCCGCAACCTGTTGCTGCTGTCGAAGGCGGGCGTGCTGTGCGCGCTTCGAGGCATTCCGCGCCTGGTGATCGGACCGCTCGCCGGGAATCCGTTCCCGGACGCGACGCCCGAGTTCTTCGCGGCCACGGCGCGCGCGCTGTCGCTCGGGCTCGCTCACGACCTGCGCATCGAGGCGCCGTTCGCGGCATTCCACAAGGCGGACGTGATCAAGCTGGGCTCCTCGCTTGGCGTCCCCTTCGAATTGACGATGTCGTGCATGAAGCCGACAGACGGCCGGCACTGCGGGTCGTGCAGCAAGTGTCGCGAACGTCGGGACGCGTTTGCCGAAGCGGGAATCCAGGATCCGACGGACTACCGGGCGGCATCGCCGCGATGA
- a CDS encoding glutaredoxin family protein, protein MKEFLSRAGRTYSVKDVDTDPDAYSEMAALGLMTIPVTIIGDYVVRGFDERKLREALEATT, encoded by the coding sequence GTGAAGGAGTTTCTTTCACGAGCCGGCAGGACCTATTCGGTCAAGGACGTCGATACCGATCCGGACGCCTACAGCGAAATGGCGGCGCTCGGCCTGATGACGATTCCCGTGACCATCATCGGCGACTACGTGGTCCGAGGCTTCGACGAGAGGAAGCTGCGGGAGGCATTGGAAGCCACGACCTGA
- the moeB gene encoding molybdopterin-synthase adenylyltransferase MoeB, whose translation MPPTSAAAPLPELSHDEVRRYSRHLLLPEVGVEGQRRLKRARVLCVGAGGLGSPVAMYLAAAGVGTLGIVDYDVVDYSNLQRQLLHMTRDVGRPKVESARERLLAINPDVHIDTHEVALSSANAFGLFAGYDLVVDGTDNFPTRYLVNDACVLTHKPYVYGAIFRFEGQASVFATEDGPCYRCLYPEPPPPGLVPTCAEGGVLGVLPGIIGTIQATEALKLVLGAGETLVGRLLILDALRMRFREVRLQRDPECPICGTAPSIRELQDYEQFCGVAHSTGQVVEKGFDITPEELRRALDDQVPPVLLDVREPMEFQINRLPGAVLVPLGTLPDQLGHLDNTRDFVVYCHYGIRSVRAVELLRGAGFRARNLEGGISAWADRVEPTMVRY comes from the coding sequence ATGCCTCCGACGTCTGCCGCCGCGCCGCTACCCGAACTCTCCCACGACGAGGTGCGGCGCTACAGTCGGCATCTCCTGTTGCCCGAGGTTGGCGTCGAGGGGCAGCGCCGGCTGAAGCGGGCGCGCGTGCTGTGTGTCGGCGCCGGGGGCCTCGGCTCGCCCGTGGCGATGTACCTGGCCGCGGCCGGCGTCGGCACGCTCGGCATCGTCGACTATGACGTCGTGGACTACAGCAACCTCCAGCGCCAGCTCCTCCATATGACGCGCGACGTCGGGCGCCCGAAGGTCGAGTCGGCGCGCGAGCGCCTCCTGGCGATCAATCCCGACGTTCACATCGACACGCACGAAGTCGCGCTGTCGTCGGCGAACGCATTCGGGTTGTTCGCCGGCTACGACCTCGTCGTGGACGGCACGGACAACTTCCCGACGCGGTATCTCGTGAACGACGCCTGTGTCCTCACGCACAAGCCGTATGTGTACGGCGCGATTTTCCGGTTCGAGGGACAGGCGTCGGTGTTTGCCACCGAGGACGGCCCGTGCTACCGCTGCCTCTATCCCGAGCCGCCGCCGCCCGGACTCGTGCCGACGTGCGCCGAGGGCGGTGTGCTCGGCGTCCTGCCGGGCATCATCGGCACCATCCAGGCGACCGAAGCGCTGAAGCTCGTCCTCGGTGCCGGTGAGACGCTGGTTGGGCGGTTGCTCATTCTCGATGCACTGCGGATGCGGTTCCGTGAGGTGCGCCTGCAGCGCGACCCCGAATGCCCGATCTGCGGCACCGCGCCGTCGATCCGCGAGCTCCAGGACTACGAGCAGTTCTGCGGTGTCGCGCACTCGACCGGGCAGGTCGTCGAGAAGGGGTTCGACATCACGCCCGAGGAATTGAGGCGGGCGCTCGACGACCAGGTTCCGCCGGTATTGCTCGACGTGCGCGAGCCAATGGAGTTCCAGATCAACCGCCTCCCCGGTGCCGTGCTGGTGCCGCTCGGCACCCTGCCCGACCAACTCGGGCACCTCGACAACACCCGCGACTTCGTTGTCTATTGCCACTACGGCATCCGGAGCGTGCGCGCCGTCGAGCTCCTGCGCGGCGCCGGCTTCAGGGCCCGCAACCTCGAGGGCGGCATCTCCGCCTGGGCCGACCGGGTGGAACCGACGATGGTGCGGTATTGA
- a CDS encoding HAD-IA family hydrolase, whose amino-acid sequence MMTSVDAVLFDLDGTLVDTIPLILSCYTYTLATHLPGFDPGRRVIIGNLGRSLDEILYDYAAAAGVADPKAMSRTMLDTYRTYQRGELDRQIRSYDGMRETLAEFHRRGLTLGVVTSKVEWAARECYERYRMDEFFSVGVFHDDTVRHKPDPEPLLLAAKKANLAVERTAYVGDSIHDMAAGRAAGMRTIGALWGPSEPGDLEAAGADALARSPADLLTIVVTQRT is encoded by the coding sequence ATGATGACTTCCGTAGACGCAGTACTCTTCGATCTCGATGGGACGCTCGTCGACACGATCCCGCTGATCCTGTCGTGCTACACGTATACGCTCGCGACACACCTCCCGGGATTCGACCCGGGGCGCCGCGTGATCATCGGCAACCTCGGGCGGTCGCTCGACGAGATTCTCTACGACTACGCGGCTGCCGCCGGCGTGGCCGACCCGAAGGCGATGTCGCGCACGATGCTGGACACGTACCGCACCTATCAGCGCGGCGAACTCGACCGGCAGATCCGGTCATATGACGGGATGCGCGAGACGCTGGCGGAGTTTCATCGCCGAGGCTTGACGCTCGGCGTGGTGACGAGCAAGGTCGAGTGGGCCGCCCGCGAGTGTTACGAGCGCTACCGCATGGACGAGTTCTTCAGCGTCGGCGTGTTCCACGACGACACGGTCCGGCACAAGCCCGATCCGGAGCCATTGCTCCTCGCGGCGAAGAAGGCGAACCTGGCCGTCGAGCGGACCGCATACGTCGGCGACAGCATCCACGACATGGCCGCGGGTCGCGCGGCCGGCATGCGCACGATCGGCGCGCTGTGGGGACCCTCCGAGCCCGGCGATCTCGAGGCCGCCGGGGCCGACGCGCTGGCACGGTCCCCCGCCGACCTGCTCACAATCGTCGTGACCCAGCGCACCTGA
- a CDS encoding ATPase, T2SS/T4P/T4SS family produces the protein MVNSLLTAIVRADGDALVMHVGERPYVVAPAGPVELSARPLTLEAVAGMLGQLLPADSRRTLEELGAVEHSWSTSAETYGERFTVVAARGGDDIWIEIRRHRNVPTDVEPAKPAEPVLDVEAARPAPAPPVAVTRAPVVESASPAFPLLGPPGRPSAPAPAMAVPPAVRPLRAEPIPPPPSPKQPLRIERLPETITETAAPVPPELPVARPSAVAERPRAAIERHVERGAPGADRQAAPNEPRAAAPERPVPELKRPAPAPQRSAPAPGAEQVPAVVLPLARNPVRAEAGGRALSPPRIAGLDRLLRLAAARGANTLYLMAQARPSVRVDGEIAALDGEAVLTAPEVESLLLDLAPERNREALRNGEGTEWMSEVPEVGRIRCQSFRDHRGPGGIFRMISTRPTSAEQLGLSREIQSLCAEPEGLVLVAGPRSSGKSTLISAFVDLINRTRNDYVITIESLIKCAHESRGCLVSQREVRGNAEEVATVVRAALRENPDILVIEDLRSPEVIALALEAMEAGHLVIGAVAAHTATTAIGRILDQFPPERRDQVQLMLAEGLRGIVSQVLLHKTSGGRIAARELLINTPSISNLIAEGRISQLPLALDNGRKHGMVPLNDALAAFVQSGIVDVKDAYRKAYERQAFLAVLRREGVDTSFVERLA, from the coding sequence TTGGTCAACTCACTGTTGACCGCCATCGTGCGAGCGGACGGCGACGCGCTGGTGATGCACGTCGGGGAGCGCCCCTACGTCGTCGCACCAGCCGGCCCCGTTGAGCTGTCGGCGCGACCGCTCACGCTCGAGGCCGTGGCCGGGATGCTCGGCCAACTCCTCCCCGCAGACAGCCGGCGAACGCTCGAGGAACTCGGGGCCGTCGAGCATTCGTGGTCGACATCGGCGGAAACCTACGGGGAGCGGTTCACGGTGGTGGCCGCCCGTGGCGGCGACGACATCTGGATTGAAATTCGCCGGCACCGAAACGTCCCGACCGACGTTGAGCCCGCGAAGCCGGCCGAGCCAGTCCTGGACGTCGAGGCCGCGCGACCCGCTCCCGCACCCCCGGTAGCCGTGACGCGCGCGCCTGTCGTCGAGTCGGCCTCGCCGGCATTTCCTCTGCTTGGCCCCCCCGGGCGGCCATCCGCTCCTGCGCCCGCCATGGCGGTGCCTCCGGCCGTCAGGCCACTGCGGGCCGAGCCCATTCCCCCCCCTCCGTCCCCGAAGCAGCCGCTGCGGATCGAGCGTCTGCCCGAGACGATCACGGAGACGGCTGCGCCCGTGCCTCCGGAGTTGCCTGTCGCGCGTCCGTCGGCGGTGGCCGAGCGACCGAGGGCCGCCATCGAGCGACACGTCGAGCGGGGCGCGCCAGGAGCGGACCGGCAGGCGGCGCCGAACGAACCCCGAGCGGCGGCACCCGAGCGCCCGGTGCCGGAATTGAAACGACCGGCGCCAGCTCCTCAGCGATCCGCCCCGGCGCCAGGTGCGGAACAGGTGCCGGCGGTCGTGTTGCCGCTGGCACGCAACCCGGTGCGGGCGGAGGCGGGAGGGCGTGCGCTGTCCCCACCGCGAATCGCGGGCTTGGATCGGTTACTCCGACTGGCCGCGGCACGCGGGGCCAACACGCTGTACCTGATGGCGCAGGCGCGGCCATCGGTTCGCGTCGACGGAGAGATTGCGGCGCTCGACGGCGAAGCGGTGCTGACCGCGCCCGAAGTCGAATCGTTGCTGCTCGACCTGGCGCCCGAGCGCAATCGTGAGGCGCTGCGGAACGGGGAAGGCACCGAGTGGATGTCGGAGGTGCCGGAGGTCGGCCGGATCCGCTGCCAGAGCTTCCGCGACCACCGCGGTCCCGGTGGCATCTTCCGAATGATCTCCACGCGGCCAACGTCGGCCGAGCAGCTCGGCCTCTCGCGTGAGATCCAGTCGCTCTGCGCCGAGCCGGAAGGCCTCGTGCTCGTCGCGGGGCCGCGCTCGAGCGGCAAGTCCACGCTCATCTCCGCGTTCGTGGACTTGATCAACCGCACCCGAAACGACTACGTCATCACGATCGAGAGCCTCATCAAGTGCGCGCACGAGAGCCGCGGCTGCCTTGTCAGCCAGCGCGAGGTGCGGGGCAATGCCGAGGAGGTGGCCACCGTCGTTCGCGCGGCGCTGCGCGAGAACCCGGACATCCTCGTCATCGAGGATCTCCGTTCCCCCGAAGTGATTGCGCTCGCGCTCGAGGCCATGGAAGCCGGGCATCTGGTGATTGGCGCCGTGGCGGCGCACACGGCAACGACCGCCATCGGCCGCATCCTGGATCAGTTCCCACCCGAGCGTCGCGACCAGGTGCAGTTGATGCTCGCCGAGGGGCTGCGGGGGATCGTCTCGCAGGTCCTGCTGCACAAGACCAGCGGCGGTCGCATCGCAGCGCGCGAGTTGCTGATCAACACGCCATCGATCTCCAACCTGATCGCCGAGGGACGCATCAGCCAGTTGCCGCTGGCACTCGACAACGGACGCAAGCACGGCATGGTGCCGCTCAACGACGCGCTGGCCGCGTTCGTGCAAAGCGGGATCGTGGACGTCAAGGATGCCTACCGGAAGGCCTACGAGCGCCAGGCGTTCCTCGCGGTTCTGCGCCGCGAAGGCGTCGACACCTCCTTCGTCGAGCGCCTCGCCTGA
- a CDS encoding TonB-dependent receptor — MSSGASRLHVTVAVVCLIVLSASLVLAESSVSGVVKDSSGAVVARASVSLVTAEQRIVAAGSTDAAGRFTFPDIRPGRYLLIVSSPGFGDVRQAVVAGAAGLPGLAITLQPQPVREDVTVTASRGTVQQAAASVQAVTVIDANDIASRAHSVVAQAVSEESGVNLLRTSPTMAGIYVRGLTGNKVSVYVDGVRYSTSAARGGVSTFLDLIEPTSLQAIEILRGPNSAQYGSDAIGGSVQFLSKVPTFATADEPRVHGAVALNGGTADWSGGANVSAGYSRGQLGIFANLAARRINDIRTGEGIDSHAAVTRFLGISSNRLMDAHLPDTAFTQYGGLVRLNWAPTPDQQLMAFYSRAQQDDGKRYDQLLGGDGNLVADLRNLMLDLFYVKYQRTGLGWFDQATITYSFNSQREERVNQGGNGNPRGSITHEFERTNAHGFQANATRRLKGRHDILIGGEFYPERIHAPSFSFNPVTQASATRRGRVPDHAAYRSDGAYVQDSFDAIPGRLQVVGNLRYSYASYESLAADRPLIGGKPLWPNDSLSVSNLTFRAGVVAKPGREGLTLTASVSRGFRAPHVTDLGTLGLTGSGFQVSASSVQGMNATVGTTAGSTAVSTGQPVEQLGPETSLSYDGGLHLRTGRFSTDLSAFINDVSDNIAYQALILPQGAVGKSLGDQPIMSQNANGAVFVSASSSPVLVRTNVGDARIYGVEHTLDWRLSRALSIGTVFTYLHAADRSTGLPPNIEGGTPAADAYVRVRYMQPGGRWFVEPYLHAAATQGRLSSLDLEDRRTGATRSRSNIKNFFYNGATARGWVGTGPDGIAGTADDVLLITGETLAQIQARVLGVGVDSAPLVTEVPGYVTVGVRAALTLATRHEVTLQVENIGDRNYRGIAWGIDAPGINLVVGWRARF, encoded by the coding sequence ATGTCCTCAGGCGCGTCTCGTCTTCATGTCACTGTCGCGGTCGTCTGTCTCATCGTGCTCTCTGCTTCGCTGGTGCTCGCCGAGTCGAGCGTGTCTGGAGTCGTCAAGGATTCGTCCGGCGCCGTCGTTGCTCGGGCGAGCGTGTCCCTGGTGACCGCCGAGCAGCGAATTGTCGCGGCGGGCTCGACCGATGCCGCCGGGCGATTCACGTTCCCGGACATCCGCCCGGGGCGCTACCTGCTCATCGTGTCGTCGCCGGGCTTCGGCGACGTGCGGCAGGCGGTCGTCGCCGGGGCGGCGGGTCTGCCCGGCCTCGCCATCACCCTGCAACCCCAGCCGGTACGTGAGGATGTCACCGTCACGGCCAGCCGCGGAACGGTGCAGCAGGCCGCTGCCTCGGTTCAGGCCGTCACGGTCATCGACGCGAACGACATCGCCTCGCGCGCACACTCGGTGGTCGCACAGGCCGTCTCCGAGGAGTCGGGCGTGAACCTGCTCCGCACGAGCCCGACGATGGCCGGGATCTACGTGCGGGGGCTGACGGGCAACAAGGTGAGCGTGTACGTCGATGGCGTGCGCTACTCGACATCCGCCGCGCGTGGCGGCGTGAGCACGTTCCTCGACCTGATCGAACCGACCAGTCTCCAGGCGATCGAGATCCTGCGGGGACCGAACAGCGCGCAGTACGGCAGCGACGCGATCGGCGGCAGCGTGCAGTTCCTCTCGAAGGTCCCGACCTTCGCGACCGCTGATGAGCCGCGTGTTCACGGCGCGGTCGCCCTGAACGGCGGCACGGCGGATTGGAGCGGCGGCGCCAACGTCTCGGCAGGCTACAGTCGCGGCCAACTCGGTATCTTCGCAAACCTCGCGGCCCGCCGGATCAACGACATTCGAACCGGGGAGGGGATCGACTCGCATGCGGCCGTGACGCGGTTCCTGGGCATCAGCTCGAATCGCCTCATGGACGCGCATCTCCCGGACACGGCGTTCACGCAGTACGGCGGTCTCGTGCGCCTCAACTGGGCGCCCACGCCGGACCAGCAACTGATGGCCTTCTACAGCCGTGCGCAACAGGACGATGGGAAGCGGTACGACCAACTGCTGGGCGGGGACGGGAACCTCGTGGCCGACCTCCGCAACCTGATGCTCGACCTGTTCTACGTCAAGTACCAGCGAACGGGCCTCGGGTGGTTCGATCAGGCCACAATCACCTACTCGTTCAACTCCCAGCGCGAGGAGCGCGTGAACCAGGGCGGGAACGGCAACCCGCGCGGATCCATCACGCACGAGTTCGAGCGAACCAATGCGCACGGATTCCAGGCGAACGCCACCCGCCGATTGAAGGGGCGCCACGACATCCTGATCGGCGGTGAGTTCTATCCCGAGCGCATTCACGCCCCGTCCTTCTCGTTCAACCCGGTGACGCAGGCATCCGCCACCCGGCGCGGCCGGGTGCCCGACCACGCGGCGTATCGCAGCGACGGGGCATACGTGCAGGACTCGTTCGACGCCATCCCCGGACGGCTGCAGGTCGTTGGAAACCTGCGCTACAGCTACGCGTCGTACGAATCGCTGGCGGCCGACCGCCCGCTAATCGGCGGCAAGCCGCTCTGGCCGAACGACTCGCTGTCGGTCTCGAACCTGACGTTCCGTGCCGGCGTGGTGGCCAAGCCGGGTCGCGAGGGCCTCACGCTCACCGCCAGCGTGAGCCGCGGATTCCGCGCGCCGCACGTGACCGACCTCGGCACCCTCGGGCTGACAGGTTCCGGCTTCCAGGTATCGGCTTCGTCGGTCCAGGGGATGAACGCGACGGTGGGCACCACGGCGGGGTCGACCGCGGTGTCCACTGGGCAACCGGTCGAGCAGCTCGGACCCGAAACGAGCCTGAGCTACGACGGCGGGTTGCACCTGCGAACCGGCCGTTTCTCGACCGATCTCTCGGCGTTCATCAACGACGTCTCGGACAACATCGCCTACCAGGCACTCATCCTGCCGCAAGGCGCCGTCGGGAAATCGCTGGGCGACCAGCCGATCATGTCGCAGAACGCCAACGGTGCGGTCTTCGTTTCAGCCAGTTCGTCGCCGGTGCTGGTGCGGACCAACGTCGGTGACGCGCGGATCTACGGCGTCGAGCACACGCTCGACTGGCGATTGTCGCGCGCGTTGTCCATCGGCACCGTCTTCACCTATCTGCACGCGGCCGACCGGTCGACGGGTTTGCCGCCAAACATCGAAGGCGGGACGCCGGCAGCGGACGCCTACGTCAGGGTGCGGTACATGCAGCCAGGCGGGCGCTGGTTTGTCGAACCCTACCTGCACGCGGCTGCGACGCAGGGCCGGCTGTCGTCGCTCGATCTCGAGGACCGTCGGACTGGCGCGACACGGTCGCGTTCGAACATCAAGAACTTCTTCTACAACGGTGCGACGGCGCGGGGATGGGTGGGCACCGGGCCTGACGGAATCGCCGGAACGGCTGACGATGTCCTCCTCATCACCGGTGAGACGCTCGCGCAGATCCAGGCGCGCGTGCTCGGCGTCGGCGTCGACTCGGCGCCGCTCGTCACGGAGGTGCCGGGTTATGTCACCGTCGGCGTGCGCGCGGCGCTCACGCTCGCGACGCGCCACGAGGTGACGCTCCAGGTCGAGAACATCGGCGACAGGAACTACCGCGGCATCGCCTGGGGTATCGACGCACCAGGGATCAATCTCGTCGTCGGGTGGAGGGCGAGATTCTAG
- a CDS encoding DUF4097 family beta strand repeat-containing protein, with the protein MKRDAYSLFGAAAVCGAALLLGSACMVTVGADQYSVREEKRFTVNGTPDLSLATFDGSLEIRSWDRPEVLLEIEKRAGDKAQADSIVVTAEQTGNTIRLEIRRPVGRQMIGFKRSPSARVIASVPKRCNVVARSGDGSIAIERIEGTLDLNTGDGSIKGVDLAGSLRAHTGDGSLRFDNISGAVDLDSGDGGARVSGALKSVRLKTGDGSVEVRAEDGSAMADDWEIRTGDGGLRLELPEHFSGNLDASTSDGDVRVDGFGDPTVGGRDEESRRELRRAIGGGGKLLRLRSGSGSISVKRL; encoded by the coding sequence ATGAAGCGTGATGCCTACAGTCTGTTCGGGGCCGCGGCCGTCTGCGGAGCTGCGCTCCTTCTCGGTTCCGCGTGCATGGTGACGGTGGGCGCCGACCAGTATTCAGTGCGCGAGGAGAAACGCTTCACGGTGAACGGCACCCCGGATCTGTCTCTTGCCACGTTCGACGGTTCGCTCGAGATCCGGTCGTGGGACCGCCCGGAGGTGCTCCTCGAGATCGAGAAGCGCGCTGGGGACAAGGCCCAGGCCGACAGCATCGTCGTCACTGCGGAACAGACAGGGAATACGATCCGGCTCGAGATCCGGAGGCCGGTCGGCCGCCAGATGATCGGCTTCAAGCGGTCGCCGAGCGCCCGGGTCATTGCCTCGGTTCCGAAACGCTGCAACGTCGTAGCCCGGAGCGGCGACGGTTCGATCGCCATCGAGCGGATCGAGGGCACGCTCGATCTCAACACCGGCGACGGCAGCATCAAGGGCGTGGACCTGGCCGGGTCACTGCGGGCTCACACGGGCGACGGCTCGCTGCGCTTCGACAACATCAGTGGTGCGGTGGATCTCGACAGCGGCGACGGCGGTGCGCGCGTCTCCGGCGCGCTGAAGTCCGTGAGGCTGAAGACCGGCGATGGATCGGTCGAGGTGCGGGCGGAGGACGGCAGCGCCATGGCGGACGACTGGGAGATCCGGACGGGTGATGGTGGCCTGCGCCTGGAGTTGCCCGAGCACTTCAGCGGGAATCTCGATGCCAGCACCAGCGACGGCGACGTGCGCGTTGACGGGTTCGGCGACCCGACCGTCGGCGGGAGGGACGAGGAGAGCCGCCGGGAACTCAGGCGCGCGATTGGCGGCGGTGGCAAGTTGCTCCGCCTGCGGAGCGGAAGCGGATCGATTTCGGTGAAGCGGCTGTAG